AAACGGAATGTTACTGTTGTTAATATTTGGCTGCATAATAAAATGCAAATTCgggcaaaaaaatacattatattatattatgttataataGAATAATTTATATTATGCTATATTACAAGcagataaacaatatatatttttttcacttttacagaATGTTCAGCTGTAACTAAATACCAGTTCAAGCTAAACTTGTAGTTTTGCGAACCGGAAagggagtgtttttttttattttgtaggcaACCTTCATTCCGAGCGTTGACGATCTTTGTTTCAAACATGGCGGCCAGCATGTGAATGTCATGCCATGTCAATCCACTTCCTCAACgtcttcatgtgtgtttgtaatctGTGCGTGAAGGCTGACATGTGAACTACATGTTGCGGGATTTTGTGTCTTCATTCACCGCAGACACGGGAACAACACAACTCTGTAGCTGCACTGCTGTCACATTAGCATTCTAGCTAACCAGCTAACCGGACGGAGCAGCGATGGAAGCGGAGGCACAGATCAGAAACGTAAGTCACATGACCTTCCACTGGCAGCTCCGCCGAGTTCATTTGTccgtgaacgtgttcaatgttGAGATGGAGCGTGTTTGTCTCTTATAGCTGCGGGATTTCCTGCTCGTTTACAACCGGATGACCGAAGCCTGCTTCCAGCGATGCAGCAGCAACTTCAACTACAGGAACCTCACGATGGACGAGGTACCAGCACCGCAACAGATTTATGTGTTCGACCTGTTGTGGCTGCtttcctgtgtttctgatcCCTTTACCTCCTGATACATGGCCAGAAGTATACTGACACATGAATTTACCTCAGAGCCTATGTTACGGTGGCCGAGAGGGCTCAACTCACTGCAATTAAAGAAACcacatgcaaatagaaaaagCTCTGTCAAACTCAGAATACATCATgctgcaaaaagtcacaacacatgcaaatacagaaacgcactGCAATCTGCCAAAACGACAACTGGTAAGTTTCCAGGTTCCGCTAAAAAGTTAAGAACCTAAATAACTATCACTACAGACAGTGCACTAGCTGGAACATCTAAATGGATCACGTAATGAAAAAAATAGCCAGTGGCGTCCATAGTATGAATATCTGGTAACCAGTTGGGTCTGGGGTCAGGTTTGCAAAATTGGTCCATTTAAACTCTGTAGAAATGGACTCTTGACCTGATGTTGTCTGTTCAGGAGCGCTGCCTGGACAGCTGTGCGGGGAAGCTGATTCGCTCTAACCACCGCATGATGGGCGCCTACGTGCAGCTGATGCCTCGGATGATGCAGCGGCGGATGGACGAGATGGAGAGCAAGGCTGCGGAGAACGTCAAAGCCGCCGAGGCAGCCGCTGCTGCATCTCTGGAGCTTCCTGCCGCATCTCTGGAGCTTCCTGGCGCATCTCTGGAGCTTCCTGCCGCAGAGGCCTCATCAGCATCTCAAATCCCTCTCGCCGCGTCTCTACCCCCACAAATACCTGCACTGTTACCCGCTTTAGCCACTGATGTTGGACTAGAGGCACAAGGCTCAGTCATGAAGCCATCAGGGTTAGATATTCCTTTTGAGCTGGATGCTGCTTTATCCAAACCCACTGCAGCCACAGAAGTCAGTTTCTCAGCAGCCGCCCCTCTCACACCTGCAACTGAAGCCGTGAATCTTCCAGTATTTAATGAAGCTGCCAGCGGACCGTCTTTTACAGCAGTCTCTCCACAGCTGCCCATAGCCGGTGTCCAAACTGAGTCAGTGAGCCCAATGCCTGTGTTAATGCCATCTTCAACATCCTCACTATCAGTAGACATGCCTGTGTCAACTGTCTCTGCACCTGCTGTGTCGAGCCAAGAGAGAGCGCCAGAGGCTCCTCCTGCGTCAGGCCAGTAATGATTCCCAGTCTGAGTGGAATCCCAACTCCCACAACAAACAACCTGAATCTGCCATGTTACTCATCACTGATCGTCCCAAATGTGATATTATTCTCTGTATTGCTGAAAGGAATAGTTGATTATAAAATAAGTTGTATGATATAATCATGTCATATaatctctccatttctctccaGTGTGAGCATTtgctttatttctgtgttttcacatcatattttaacaatgtgttttttcaCAATTAGTTTTTACAAAAGTAACTTGAAAATCTCAATATAGACTCTGGCAACTTGTGAGAGGGGAAATCCCTTGTATTACAatactatgttttttttataagcaGCAATTACAAGATTGCATTTGTTCTAACTGGATATGAGTGTGTCTATGCAGTGGTAGTGACTGGTCTGCAGTCTGCAGTCATGGATTGGTGAGTCCTGGTCAGATTAGTCTTGAGTCTGGACTTTTAAAAGCCTGGATGGTGTTGAGTAGATGACGACAACAGCAAGAATGATTATTATCACTTATAATCAagttttcttcttcatttaaAATGCTCCACTACAAACATGTATTTCCTGTTTGCAAAAATTAAAGGCTGCCTCGCGCCGCTGGACGTCCTAATGCAGCAGTGGGCTGCAGCGTGTACTCTCCGTGTTGTGGGTGTGAATTCAGTCCATGAACATGTCCTGCCTCTGCACCGTGCATGTTATGTTTTCTCTAATCCAGCAGCACAACCACTATAAGTGATCTTAAAGCATTCCTAATGGTTCCATTCATCCACCACAAAGTTTTCTGATGTCTCAGATGACAACTGTGACAGATTGTGGGAGATGGTTGTTTACTACGAACATGGTTCTTTCAAACCATTGTTTTGACAATATGGCCATaccataattaaaaaaaacattgagatTTACTGTCCATTTCAGGAACTAACtagaaaaagtattttcagTGGTACATGGAATTAGTGCCACTTCAGTTTATAGGTCTTTTTCATGGAAGACATTTTAACATGTCAGTTGGAAATGCAGAGGAGTGAATAATTCAATTTACAATTGTCTACTCTTAGATTTTAACATCAGGATCAGTTGACACaagtatgaaatgtgaatttgttaaagTCGGATACTTAAAGGCAGGCAAATAAGTAAGATGGTAAGTCAAATAATCCCATACATTATACTATATTTCTGCAGTTCATTTTTCAACTTTCACACCATATATTTACAAAAGGTCCTATTGTGACACATCATATTGTTAGATTAATTCTCAGGTTTATACTATGAATTTTTGCTCAATCATGAGCAGTTATTAAATCATTAAACTGAACAGACACTTTACATACCtcaatatatacaatatataaaagCTGAATAAGAATATATAAAAACTCATATACAAAACAAGATAACAAAGAAAAtgcagaaatatttttttaatctattttattGCGAGGGCTTTAATTaaaagtcaaaacaaacaaaacagttgTTATATTTTTGATCACTTTTTCAGTATGTCAAATTGAACATATTGTATGAACTCCTTGTTAAATGCAACAAAGCCCAGTTCATTTACATGAATGGAATTTTGCCataatgagaagaagaaaaggaagaagttgacgagaagaaaaaaggaagtagaagaaaaaaattaagaagctgaagatgaagaagaaaaaaggaagaagttgaagaagaagaagaaaatgaagaaatcGAAGAAGATGATAAATCTCCAAGGTGACATTTACTCATGCTTCTGGGTTCAGCGTCAGCGCATtgtgtccagcagggggcgcggTTGTGTGGGTGTCCCGGGACAGTAGCTCCTCAGCAGTAGCCCACATCAACAGTGAGGATCGGGGCGTGGACTCAGCGACCATTCCCTTAAATCTGAGGAGACGACCGACGGTGGGAAAAAAAGGAGCTGAGGAGAAGAAGTCGACCGTTCAGCTGCTGGTAAGATCATTCAcagcagtttttcttttatctgtgGGGGGTAAAGCTTTGTGTTCCCTGTGAACAACAGGTTTGGTTATGGATGAACTTCACTTTGACTTTTCTAACAATAGATTTCCAAGTGTCCCTTGAACAGGCCAGCCCTTCCGAGTCCGAGAGGAAATGTGGGATGTGAAACTATTTTAGTTCTTCAGGCTGATATTCAGGCTTCATGGTTTCTTAAAGTTGGAATGAGTGGTAAACCTCTTTTGAAATAGGATGGGGATGAATGTATGGGAATGTACCATTAACCTAAAGCCTGACTGGTAACGGTTTTCACTGGTTTTAACAGATGTTGTTGgttattcatattttctttctcttatcattcttatttttgtttgttaattattgtcattgtcattgttattattcttattgttattattcttattcttattatccGTATTCTTATTCTTATACTTATACGTATTCTTATTCCtattagcagtagtagtagtagtattaataTGAATGCTCTTAATAACTATTaagaataactttatttatagagcacttttaaacacaaaatacaacttGCTTCACAACAAGAAAAATAATTGTTAAAATGGTAAATATGGGTTAAAGGTTAATattcttcttgttgtttttattcttcttattcctattatcattattatcatggaATGTTATTTTTATCACACATTATTCTCTATAAGGCTCACAAGACACCGAcaaatgtttgtctgtttaccTTCTTTTACCTTCAGCTCCCTGGGGAAAAAAGGGGGCACGACAAAAAATGAATCTGCAACAAACTATAATAAGATTCTTTGTTCAACACTTATTTTACTTCAGGCTTCATGCTCCTGATCCTGTTAGAGATTAATAGAGCAAAGAGTCAAGAGGGGGCACCAGCTGCATAACCATGGATGACATCTTCACGCAGTGCCGGGAGGGGAACTCAGTGGCTGTTCGCCTTTGGTTGGACAACACAGAGAATGACCTCAACCTGGGGTAAGGGGATGTATACCTGCACACACCTCACTCAGATCTATATACAAAGCTGTGACTGCAGTGCCACCAGCTGCCTGTGTCTCCTCATGGATGTGAGGCTCTTGCTGTGTAgtgatgtcagtgtgtgtaataACAACCGGGAGTGCAGTTTCTAATGATCGGAGGAGCAGACGTACCACATTTGGTATGGTAGGTGAGGGAatctgtgctggtgtgtgtgagtgtgtgtgtgtgtgtgtgtgatccctgCTTCAAATAGTTTCCATATTGTGCTCTCCCAGCCACTCCACATACTGCTGAACAGTAATTCCAGCCCAGTTTgtacttttttcccccctttcttCTTGGATTTCTCCCCATATGATGTCATACCccaaaaacgtgtgtgtgtgtgtgtgtgtgtgtgcgtgtgtgtgtgtgtgtgtgtgtgtgtgtgtgtgtgtgtgtataaaagcAGTGGGTGATTTATGGTGGTTGTGTGATGACGTAAGTGACTCAGACAAGTAAATATGAACAAAATCTGGTCCTAGAGACTTCAGATTGAAGGGCTCCTTTAATTTGGATGGCAGAACATTTGCCAATAGCCCATTTGATAAtagaacatttgttttaaattaaataactgGGGTTTTATACTGTTGTTCAGACAAAATAACCACTTTATAGTTGTTGCCCTGTTTTCTGGCTACCAAAAAATCTTTTTATTCAGAATTTGTGACAAAAAACATAATCTTTCTAAAATACAAGCAATTGATAGATAGAATGgatttagttttaaattgtTAAggatatatagttttttttctgcctGTTTCCATAATTTCCTCGCTGCAGAGGAGCTAGAGGATCTCGTGACGTGGTTATCTCATTCTTGGGCCAGGCCATATATGTGCAGTTTGTTGACGTTGACTCTGAGGGCTGTGAAGCTGCTGGCCAACCACGCAGCAGCCAAGACCATTTCCTCTCTTCAACTTCCATACAGGGCCAGGCCCTCGCTGACAGAGCTGCAGTCCCACATAAACATCTGAGAGACCAGTCATTATGCTGGAGGGAGGCCTGCTTTGACTGAGGAGGCTCAACTGTGTGAACTATTTCTCTCAGAGAATCCAATTATGTTTCATATATGAAGATAAATGTGGCTGAGTAGGAACTGAAAtttcagatccccccccccaagaagCAAAACAACACAGGTAGACACAAAACTCATAAGCTGAGGATCCCTCTGAGTATTTTCTGCTCTGTCATTCCTGAGCTTTTTTCTCCCTGTTGCTTATTATAGCACAGACTGCAAATTGTCTGTGGAACAGAATCGACAGGGAATGTGACTAACTGCTGTTTCACTTCAGTGTGAGTTAGGGCTGCAGCTTCTCCCCACAGCCCCGTTCAGTTTTATTGTTAGGTACA
This genomic window from Pleuronectes platessa chromosome 15, fPlePla1.1, whole genome shotgun sequence contains:
- the timm10b gene encoding mitochondrial import inner membrane translocase subunit Tim10 B produces the protein MEAEAQIRNLRDFLLVYNRMTEACFQRCSSNFNYRNLTMDEERCLDSCAGKLIRSNHRMMGAYVQLMPRMMQRRMDEMESKAAENVKAAEAAAAASLELPAASLELPGASLELPAAEASSASQIPLAASLPPQIPALLPALATDVGLEAQGSVMKPSGLDIPFELDAALSKPTAATEVSFSAAAPLTPATEAVNLPVFNEAASGPSFTAVSPQLPIAGVQTESVSPMPVLMPSSTSSLSVDMPVSTVSAPAVSSQERAPEAPPASGQ